In Palleronia sp. LCG004, a single window of DNA contains:
- the der gene encoding ribosome biogenesis GTPase Der, translating to MSFTLAIVGRPNVGKSTLFNRLVGKRLALVDDQPGVTRDLREGAARIGDLRFTVIDTAGLEEANDDSLQGRMRRLTERAVDMADICLFMIDARTGVTPTDELFAEILRKRGGHVILAANKAEGRAADSGMIEAYSLGLGEPIRLSAEHGEGLNDLYSQLAPVAEGFEARAAAEAPETDVTIDADLDDDAPRVPTFEKPLQVAVVGRPNAGKSTLVNALLGEDRLLTGPEAGITRDAISVQMDWDGLPVRIFDTAGMRKKAKVQEKLEKLSVSDGLRAVKFAEVVVVLLDAAIPFEQQDLRIADLAEREGRAVVIAINKWDAEPEKSAKLRDLREACERLLPQLRGVPLVTVSALTGKGLDRLRGAVERAHATWNRRVTTAKLNQWLSGMVEAHPPPAPAGRRIKLRYMTQAKTRPPGFVVMCSNPEKMSDAYTRYLVNGLRETFDMPGTPIRLWMRSQSDANPYKGRTKSTPSRLRKHLGKGRADGN from the coding sequence ATGAGCTTTACCCTCGCCATCGTCGGCCGCCCCAATGTGGGCAAGTCGACGCTCTTCAACCGCCTCGTCGGCAAGCGATTGGCGCTGGTCGACGACCAGCCCGGCGTCACGCGCGATCTGCGCGAGGGGGCCGCACGGATCGGTGACCTTCGATTCACCGTGATCGACACTGCCGGTCTCGAAGAGGCGAACGACGATTCGCTTCAGGGCCGGATGCGCCGCCTGACCGAGCGCGCGGTGGACATGGCAGATATTTGCCTTTTCATGATCGACGCGCGCACCGGCGTGACGCCCACCGACGAACTCTTCGCCGAGATCCTGCGCAAGCGCGGCGGCCACGTGATCCTCGCCGCCAACAAGGCCGAGGGGCGCGCCGCAGATTCCGGGATGATCGAGGCCTATTCGCTGGGCCTGGGCGAGCCCATCCGCCTTTCGGCCGAGCATGGCGAGGGGCTCAACGACCTCTATTCCCAGCTCGCCCCGGTCGCCGAGGGATTCGAGGCCCGCGCCGCCGCCGAGGCGCCCGAGACCGACGTGACGATCGACGCCGATCTCGACGACGACGCGCCGCGGGTGCCGACCTTCGAAAAGCCCCTGCAGGTCGCGGTGGTGGGCCGCCCGAATGCGGGCAAGTCGACCCTCGTCAACGCGCTTCTGGGCGAGGACCGGCTGCTCACGGGGCCCGAGGCCGGGATCACCCGCGACGCCATCTCGGTCCAGATGGACTGGGACGGTCTGCCGGTGCGGATCTTCGACACGGCCGGCATGCGCAAGAAGGCCAAGGTGCAGGAGAAGCTCGAGAAACTGAGCGTCTCGGACGGTCTCAGGGCGGTGAAGTTCGCCGAGGTGGTCGTGGTCCTCCTCGATGCCGCGATCCCGTTCGAGCAGCAGGATCTCAGAATCGCGGACCTGGCCGAGCGCGAGGGGCGGGCCGTGGTCATCGCGATCAACAAATGGGATGCCGAGCCCGAGAAATCGGCCAAGCTGCGCGACCTGCGCGAGGCCTGCGAGCGGTTGCTGCCGCAGCTCAGGGGCGTGCCGCTGGTGACGGTGTCGGCCCTGACGGGCAAGGGGCTTGACCGGCTGAGGGGCGCGGTGGAGCGGGCGCATGCGACCTGGAACCGCCGGGTGACGACCGCAAAGCTCAACCAGTGGCTTTCGGGCATGGTCGAGGCGCATCCGCCCCCGGCCCCGGCGGGGCGGCGGATCAAGCTGCGCTACATGACGCAGGCCAAGACGCGGCCGCCGGGCTTCGTGGTCATGTGCTCGAACCCCGAGAAGATGAGCGACGCCTATACCCGCTATCTGGTCAACGGGCTGCGCGAGACGTTCGACATGCCGGGAACGCCGATCCGGCTGTGGATGCGGTCGCAATCGGATGCGAATCCCTACAAGGGGCGGACGAAATCGACGCCCTCGCGGCTGAGAAAACACCTCGGGAAGGGTCGCGCGGACGGGAATTAG
- a CDS encoding PQQ-binding-like beta-propeller repeat protein: MHKTALLFGICALALGACGDRQVVLTGERLDTRADLSAPDPGGPRDVARAISLPPAVAVGDWTHRAADPSHTPAHAAFSASPQQIFSVPIGRGDGRRHRISADPVVSGGRIFTVDSRALVMAHGLNGAALWERDVTPPGESPDAASGAGLAVSGNRLFVSTGFGRLHALDVTSGRILWSQDLGASAAGAPTVVGDRVFVVGRDATGWAIDAATGRVEWTTNGTPSPSGVMGGAAPAVSGDLVVMPFASRELVGLFRQGGTQRWISDVAGSRRGRVYASITDISGDPVIVGGTVYAGSPAGRINAVDLATGDLLWSAEEGAMSPVVVAGGSVFAVSDRSELVRLDAATGDRIWGAEMPFFVRSAPRAREGIYAHYGPVLAGGRLWVASGDGYLRAFAPQSGALVGRVALPGGAATNPAIVNGTLYVVSSDGRLLAFR, from the coding sequence ATGCACAAGACCGCGCTCCTCTTCGGGATCTGCGCGCTCGCCCTCGGGGCCTGCGGCGATCGGCAGGTGGTGCTGACGGGCGAGCGGCTCGACACGCGGGCCGATCTCTCCGCCCCCGATCCGGGCGGTCCGCGCGACGTGGCGCGCGCGATCTCGCTGCCCCCGGCGGTCGCTGTCGGCGACTGGACGCACCGCGCCGCCGATCCCTCGCACACGCCCGCCCATGCGGCCTTCTCCGCCAGCCCGCAGCAGATCTTCTCGGTGCCGATCGGTCGCGGCGACGGTCGCCGCCACCGGATCAGCGCCGATCCGGTCGTCTCGGGCGGCCGGATCTTCACCGTCGACAGCCGCGCCCTCGTCATGGCGCACGGGCTGAACGGGGCCGCGCTCTGGGAACGCGACGTGACGCCCCCGGGCGAAAGCCCCGATGCCGCATCCGGCGCGGGTCTCGCCGTGTCCGGCAACAGGCTCTTCGTCTCGACCGGGTTCGGCCGGCTCCATGCGCTCGACGTGACGAGCGGCCGCATCCTCTGGTCGCAGGATCTGGGTGCGAGCGCGGCCGGTGCCCCGACGGTCGTGGGCGACCGCGTCTTCGTCGTCGGCCGCGACGCCACCGGCTGGGCCATCGACGCCGCGACAGGCCGGGTCGAATGGACCACGAACGGCACGCCCAGCCCGTCCGGCGTGATGGGCGGCGCGGCTCCGGCCGTCTCGGGCGATCTCGTCGTCATGCCTTTCGCCAGCCGCGAACTCGTCGGCCTCTTCCGGCAGGGCGGGACGCAGCGCTGGATCTCGGACGTCGCCGGAAGCCGCCGGGGCCGGGTCTATGCCTCGATCACCGACATCTCGGGCGATCCCGTGATCGTCGGCGGCACCGTCTATGCGGGCAGCCCCGCGGGCCGGATCAACGCGGTCGATCTCGCCACCGGCGATCTTCTCTGGTCGGCCGAGGAGGGGGCGATGTCGCCCGTCGTCGTCGCGGGCGGATCGGTCTTCGCCGTTTCCGACCGGTCCGAGCTCGTCCGCCTCGACGCGGCCACGGGCGACCGGATCTGGGGGGCCGAGATGCCCTTCTTCGTCCGCTCAGCACCGCGCGCCCGCGAAGGGATCTACGCCCATTACGGTCCCGTCCTCGCGGGCGGCCGTCTCTGGGTCGCGTCGGGCGACGGCTATCTGCGCGCCTTCGCGCCGCAATCGGGCGCGCTCGTCGGTCGGGTCGCGCTGCCGGGCGGGGCCGCGACCAACCCCGCCATCGTGAACGGCACGCTCTACGTCGTCTCCTCGGATGGCCGCCTTCTGGCCTTTCGCTGA
- a CDS encoding efflux RND transporter periplasmic adaptor subunit, producing the protein MRLLSILIALVVTGSLYLIVFERDAVMEFAGNEVLIGTEGSDEDSLDEARVSVVAMASEARAIDTAVVTRGRTEARRQVEMRAETTGRVISQPLRRGSFVEEGAALCRLDPGTREVTLAEARARLAEARARQPEAQARIAEAEAGLTEARINQNAASSLSEGGFASETRVASSDAAVESALAGVEAARSGLESASAGVQSAEAAIAAAETELDRLVIHAPFAGLLESDTAEIGALLQPGSACATVIQLDPIKLVGFVPETSVDRIAVGARARARLASGTETGGQVTFLSRSADPETRTFRVEVEAPNGDLAIRDGQTAEILIESDGREAHLLPQSALTLDDDGNLGVRVVAGDGTALFRPVEMVRDTADGVFVGGLGESARVIVVGQEYVSDGVPLDVTMRDAAGGDGP; encoded by the coding sequence ATGCGATTGCTCTCGATCCTGATCGCCCTCGTGGTGACGGGCAGCCTCTATCTCATCGTCTTCGAACGCGACGCGGTCATGGAATTCGCGGGCAACGAGGTGCTGATCGGCACCGAGGGGTCCGACGAGGACAGCCTTGACGAGGCCCGCGTGTCGGTCGTGGCGATGGCATCCGAGGCGCGCGCGATCGACACGGCCGTCGTGACGCGCGGCCGGACCGAGGCCCGGCGCCAGGTCGAGATGCGCGCCGAGACGACGGGGCGGGTGATCTCGCAGCCGCTTCGGCGCGGAAGCTTCGTCGAGGAGGGCGCGGCGCTCTGCCGGCTCGATCCGGGCACGCGCGAGGTCACGCTTGCCGAGGCGCGGGCGCGGCTCGCCGAGGCGCGGGCCCGCCAGCCCGAGGCGCAGGCCCGGATCGCGGAGGCCGAGGCCGGGCTCACCGAGGCGCGGATCAACCAGAACGCGGCCTCGAGCCTGTCGGAAGGCGGCTTCGCGTCGGAGACGCGGGTCGCATCGTCGGACGCGGCGGTGGAATCGGCGCTGGCGGGGGTCGAGGCTGCGCGCTCGGGGCTCGAATCGGCATCCGCGGGCGTTCAGAGCGCGGAGGCCGCGATCGCCGCGGCCGAGACCGAGCTCGACCGGCTGGTGATCCACGCGCCCTTCGCGGGGCTTCTCGAATCCGACACGGCCGAGATCGGCGCGCTGCTGCAGCCGGGATCGGCCTGCGCGACGGTGATCCAGCTCGATCCGATCAAGCTGGTGGGGTTCGTGCCCGAAACCTCGGTCGACCGGATCGCGGTCGGCGCGCGGGCGCGGGCGCGGCTCGCCAGCGGGACCGAGACCGGGGGACAGGTGACGTTCCTGTCGCGCTCGGCCGATCCGGAGACGCGCACCTTCCGCGTGGAGGTCGAGGCCCCGAACGGGGATCTCGCGATCCGCGACGGTCAGACGGCCGAGATCCTGATCGAGAGCGACGGGCGCGAGGCGCATCTGCTGCCGCAATCGGCGCTGACGCTCGACGATGACGGCAATCTGGGCGTGCGGGTCGTGGCCGGGGACGGCACCGCGCTGTTCCGGCCGGTGGAGATGGTGCGCGACACCGCCGACGGGGTCTTCGTGGGCGGGCTCGGGGAGAGCGCGCGGGTCATCGTGGTGGGCCAGGAATACGTGAGCGACGGCGTGCCGCTCGACGTGACGATGCGGGACGCGGCCGGCGGGGACGGCCCGTGA
- a CDS encoding efflux RND transporter permease subunit: MTGIIDWAASHARMVLAFVLLSLVAGGIAYVSLPKEGEPDIEIPAIFVSVPFPGISAEDSERLLVRPMETELSDLDGLKSMQGTAAEDYAGLALEFEFGWDRTQIMADVRDAMNNAQAKFPEGAEQYSINEINFSEFPILIVSLTGDLPERTLLRVATDLQDRLEGLEPVLEAALTGHRDEMVEVLIDPLRLESYNVTAAELINTVRQNNQLIAAGEVETESGAFAVKIPSSFASQRDIYELPVKVNGDRVVTLGDLAQIRLTFEDPTGTARFDGEDTVALQVVKRKGFNLIDTTALIREEVAAAEAEWPEDLRQAIEVNTSFDQSRQVASMVSQLEGSVLTAIALVMIVVLAALGIRSALLVGFAIPTSFLLCFILLGAMGITISNIVMFGLILAVGMLVDGAIVVVEYADRRISEGSGPMSAFTEAAKRMFWPIVSSTATTLCAFLPMLFWPGIAGEFMGMLPVTLIFVLCASLIVALIYLPVMGGVAGRLSRIFDGASGWLRRVAPWALRAALVPLAGIIVFLGAMQVLNPGYLFGGPSPLPAPLVLLPGAILFLGGAFGLAITLGSVSWRDGPGKVRLGRHRTPFGRVIKLLVGNPVMPVVSMLAVGLFVTSTFGYYGTNNNGVEFFVESEPEQAKIYVRARGNLSLSEKDALLREVEAITLDTTGVQSAFAFAGEGGLDSGGAGGSGPLDSIGEIQIELIPWDDRAAFARTHDVALETLDGDVILAGLEDRLSRLPGIRTEIVNLAMGPAGGKPLQLRLKGDDWDDLLAAAEIARQRFAETPGLIDIDDSTPLPGIDWQIDVDVEAAGRYGADVATVGGMIQLVTRGLLLDTMRVDSSDEEVDIRVRFPPQDRVLSTLDSLKLRTPDGLVPLSNFVTRRPVASLGQIDRMDQQRYFDIRADIAPGLQKIVGDGEVAAFVRPAALVAGDVPTIEIGGESLAVTSFEAVPTIEALRDGLAAGTLAPEAVTPNERIALLSDWLSQDESPLPDGVSWDWTGDQEDQAESMQFLIKAFIGALGLMFIILLAQFNSIYSSILVLLAVVLSTTGSLIGMIVMDQPFSIIMTGTGIVALAGIVVNNNIVLIDTYQEYSRYMPQIEAIIRTAEDRIRPVLLTTITTMAGLAPMMLGISFDFINGGYSIDSPTALWWTQLATAVVFGLGIATVLTLIFTPSALALRVWLARGTYGAMRGLSSLAARSVREDMELGRRARAATDVEIVWDTASPSEHERNRTLPLRAAE, translated from the coding sequence GTGACGGGGATCATCGACTGGGCCGCGAGCCATGCGCGGATGGTGCTGGCCTTCGTGCTGCTGTCGCTTGTGGCGGGCGGCATCGCATATGTGAGCCTGCCCAAGGAGGGCGAGCCCGATATCGAGATCCCCGCGATCTTCGTGTCGGTGCCCTTTCCCGGCATCTCGGCCGAGGACAGCGAGCGGCTGCTGGTCCGGCCCATGGAGACCGAGCTGTCGGATCTCGACGGGCTGAAGTCGATGCAGGGCACCGCGGCCGAGGATTACGCGGGCCTCGCGCTAGAATTCGAGTTCGGCTGGGACCGCACGCAGATCATGGCGGATGTGCGCGATGCCATGAACAACGCCCAGGCGAAGTTCCCCGAGGGGGCGGAGCAGTATTCGATCAACGAGATCAACTTCTCGGAATTCCCGATCCTGATCGTGAGCCTCACGGGGGATCTGCCCGAGCGCACCCTGCTCAGGGTCGCGACGGACCTGCAGGACCGCCTCGAGGGGCTGGAGCCGGTGCTCGAGGCGGCGCTGACGGGGCATCGCGACGAGATGGTCGAGGTGCTGATCGACCCGCTGAGGCTCGAATCCTACAACGTGACGGCGGCGGAGCTGATCAACACGGTGCGCCAGAACAACCAGCTCATCGCGGCGGGCGAGGTCGAGACGGAGAGCGGCGCCTTCGCGGTCAAGATCCCCTCCTCCTTCGCCTCGCAGCGCGACATCTACGAGCTGCCGGTGAAGGTGAACGGCGACCGGGTCGTGACGCTCGGCGATCTCGCGCAGATCCGCCTGACCTTCGAGGATCCGACCGGCACGGCGCGGTTCGACGGAGAGGACACGGTCGCGTTGCAGGTCGTGAAGCGCAAGGGCTTCAACCTCATCGACACGACCGCGCTGATCCGCGAGGAGGTCGCGGCGGCCGAGGCCGAATGGCCCGAGGACCTGCGGCAGGCGATCGAGGTCAACACGTCGTTCGACCAGTCGCGGCAGGTGGCGTCGATGGTGTCGCAGCTCGAGGGATCGGTGCTGACGGCGATCGCGCTGGTCATGATCGTCGTGCTCGCGGCGCTCGGCATCCGGTCGGCCCTGCTGGTGGGCTTCGCGATCCCGACATCGTTCCTGCTGTGCTTCATCCTGCTGGGCGCGATGGGGATCACGATCTCGAACATCGTGATGTTCGGCCTGATCCTCGCCGTGGGGATGCTGGTCGACGGCGCGATCGTGGTGGTGGAATATGCCGACCGGCGGATCTCGGAGGGGTCGGGGCCGATGAGCGCGTTCACCGAGGCCGCGAAGCGCATGTTCTGGCCCATCGTCTCGTCCACGGCCACGACGCTCTGCGCGTTCCTGCCGATGCTGTTCTGGCCGGGGATCGCGGGCGAGTTCATGGGCATGCTGCCCGTGACGCTGATCTTCGTTCTCTGCGCGTCGCTGATCGTCGCGCTCATCTACCTGCCGGTGATGGGCGGCGTCGCGGGGCGGTTGAGCCGCATCTTCGACGGGGCGTCGGGGTGGCTGCGGCGGGTGGCGCCATGGGCCCTGCGCGCGGCCCTCGTGCCGCTGGCGGGCATCATCGTGTTCCTCGGGGCGATGCAGGTGCTGAACCCCGGATACCTATTCGGGGGGCCGTCCCCCCTGCCCGCGCCGCTGGTGCTGCTGCCGGGTGCGATCCTCTTTCTCGGGGGGGCGTTCGGGCTTGCCATCACGCTCGGGTCCGTGTCGTGGCGCGACGGTCCGGGCAAGGTACGCTTGGGGCGGCACCGCACGCCGTTCGGGCGGGTCATCAAGCTGCTGGTCGGCAATCCGGTCATGCCGGTCGTGTCGATGCTGGCCGTCGGCCTCTTCGTCACGTCGACATTCGGCTATTACGGCACGAACAACAACGGCGTCGAGTTCTTCGTCGAGTCCGAGCCCGAGCAGGCCAAGATCTATGTCCGGGCGCGCGGCAACCTCTCGCTGTCCGAGAAGGACGCCCTGCTGCGGGAGGTCGAGGCGATCACGCTCGACACGACCGGCGTGCAATCGGCCTTTGCCTTCGCGGGCGAAGGCGGGCTCGACAGCGGGGGCGCGGGCGGCAGCGGGCCGCTCGATTCGATCGGCGAGATCCAGATCGAGCTGATCCCGTGGGACGATCGCGCGGCCTTCGCGCGGACGCATGACGTGGCGCTCGAGACGCTGGACGGGGACGTGATCCTCGCGGGGCTGGAGGATCGCCTGTCGCGCCTGCCGGGCATCAGGACCGAGATCGTCAACCTCGCCATGGGTCCGGCCGGCGGCAAGCCGCTGCAGCTGCGGCTCAAGGGCGACGACTGGGACGACCTTCTCGCCGCAGCCGAGATCGCGCGGCAGCGTTTCGCCGAGACGCCGGGCCTCATCGACATCGACGACAGCACGCCGCTTCCGGGGATCGACTGGCAGATCGACGTCGATGTCGAGGCGGCGGGCCGCTACGGCGCGGATGTGGCGACGGTCGGGGGAATGATCCAGCTGGTCACGCGGGGTCTGCTGCTCGACACGATGCGGGTCGACAGCTCGGACGAGGAGGTCGATATCCGCGTGCGCTTTCCGCCCCAGGACCGCGTGCTCTCGACGCTCGATTCGCTCAAGCTGAGGACGCCGGACGGGCTGGTGCCGCTGTCGAACTTCGTGACGCGCCGGCCGGTCGCGTCGCTGGGGCAGATCGACCGCATGGATCAGCAGCGCTATTTCGACATCCGCGCCGACATCGCGCCGGGCCTGCAGAAGATCGTGGGCGACGGCGAGGTCGCGGCCTTCGTGCGGCCCGCGGCGCTCGTCGCCGGGGATGTCCCGACGATCGAGATCGGGGGCGAGAGCCTCGCCGTCACGTCGTTCGAGGCGGTGCCCACGATCGAGGCGCTGCGCGACGGGCTTGCCGCCGGGACGCTCGCGCCCGAGGCGGTGACCCCGAACGAGCGGATCGCGCTGCTGAGCGACTGGCTGTCGCAGGACGAGAGCCCCCTGCCCGACGGCGTGTCGTGGGACTGGACCGGCGACCAGGAGGATCAGGCCGAAAGCATGCAGTTCCTGATCAAGGCCTTTATCGGGGCGCTCGGGCTGATGTTCATCATCCTGCTCGCGCAGTTCAACTCGATCTACAGCTCGATCCTCGTGCTGCTCGCCGTGGTGCTGTCGACGACCGGCAGCCTCATCGGGATGATCGTGATGGATCAGCCCTTCTCGATCATCATGACCGGGACCGGGATCGTCGCGCTGGCGGGCATCGTCGTGAACAACAACATCGTGCTGATCGACACCTATCAGGAATATTCCCGATACATGCCGCAGATCGAGGCGATCATCCGCACCGCCGAGGACCGGATCCGGCCCGTCCTGCTGACGACGATCACGACGATGGCGGGCCTCGCGCCGATGATGCTGGGCATCAGCTTCGACTTCATCAACGGCGGCTATTCGATCGACAGCCCCACCGCGCTCTGGTGGACGCAGCTGGCCACCGCGGTGGTGTTCGGACTGGGGATCGCGACGGTGCTGACGCTGATCTTCACGCCGTCGGCGCTGGCGCTGAGGGTCTGGCTCGCGCGGGGGACCTACGGCGCGATGCGGGGGCTCTCGTCGCTGGCCGCGCGCTCGGTCCGGGAGGACATGGAGCTCGGACGCCGGGCGCGGGCCGCGACGGATGTCGAGATCGTCTGGGACACGGCATCGCCGTCCGAGCACGAGCGGAACCGCACCCTGCCGCTCCGCGCGGCGGAGTGA
- a CDS encoding ABC transporter ATP-binding protein/permease yields MSPHHARGTGQDDAPGNDAPEATGLGVIARVLPYLWPADEPWVKRRVVIALAALMVAKVIAVITPLFYKAAVDALAGEGQPAAWMLGAGAVGLTVAYGITRLGNVGFQQLRDAVFAAVGQRALRTLALETFTHIHRLSLAYHIERKTGGLSRIVERGVKGVEFLLRFLLFSIGPLILELLMIGVILAWMFDIWYLVVVAVTIAAYIWFTFAVTEWRVKIRREMNAEDTDANQKAIDSLLNYETVKYFGAEAREAERYDHAMGRYVAASLKTSYSLAFLNFGQSLLITAGLVGVMVMAAMGVQSGALTVGDFVLVNSYMIQITMPLNFLGTVYREIRQSLIDMAQMFGLLERPPEVQDKPGAPDIVVDKGEVRFDGVLFGYDPERRVLGGVDLVVKGGGTTAIVGSSGSGKSTIGRLLFRFYDVDGGAIRIDGQDVRDVTQQSLHAQIGVVPQDTVLFNDTILYNIAYGRPDASREEIEAAARAARIHDFIQSLPQGYATRVGERGLKLSGGEKQRVGIARTLLKDPPILLLDEATSALDTETERSIQSELKLLGRGRTSLVIAHRLSTIADADEIVVLEAGRIVERGRHAALLARDGRYAALWRRQLSDDSVAA; encoded by the coding sequence ATGAGCCCGCATCACGCGCGAGGAACGGGGCAGGACGACGCCCCGGGCAACGACGCGCCCGAGGCCACGGGCCTCGGCGTCATCGCGCGCGTCCTGCCCTATCTCTGGCCCGCGGACGAGCCATGGGTGAAACGCCGCGTGGTGATCGCGCTCGCGGCGCTCATGGTGGCCAAGGTCATCGCGGTGATCACGCCGCTTTTCTACAAGGCGGCGGTCGACGCGCTCGCGGGCGAGGGGCAGCCGGCGGCGTGGATGCTGGGTGCGGGGGCGGTCGGCCTCACCGTGGCCTACGGGATCACGCGGCTCGGCAATGTGGGCTTCCAGCAGCTGCGCGACGCCGTCTTCGCCGCGGTCGGGCAACGCGCGCTGCGTACCCTCGCGCTCGAGACCTTCACCCATATCCACCGGCTCAGCCTCGCCTATCACATCGAACGCAAGACCGGCGGGCTCAGCCGCATCGTCGAGCGCGGCGTCAAGGGCGTGGAATTCCTGCTGCGCTTCCTGCTCTTCTCGATCGGCCCGCTCATCCTCGAACTGCTGATGATCGGGGTGATCCTCGCCTGGATGTTCGACATCTGGTATCTCGTCGTCGTGGCCGTGACGATCGCGGCCTATATCTGGTTCACCTTCGCCGTCACAGAGTGGCGGGTGAAGATCCGGCGCGAGATGAACGCCGAGGATACCGACGCCAACCAGAAGGCGATCGACAGCCTCCTCAATTACGAGACGGTCAAGTATTTCGGGGCCGAGGCGCGCGAGGCCGAACGCTACGACCACGCGATGGGCCGCTACGTCGCGGCCTCTCTCAAGACCTCGTATTCGCTGGCCTTCCTCAATTTCGGGCAATCGCTGCTCATCACCGCGGGCCTCGTGGGCGTCATGGTCATGGCCGCGATGGGCGTGCAGTCCGGCGCGCTGACGGTGGGCGATTTCGTCCTCGTCAATTCCTACATGATCCAGATCACCATGCCGCTGAACTTCCTCGGCACGGTCTACCGCGAGATCCGCCAGTCGCTGATCGACATGGCGCAGATGTTCGGCCTTCTCGAACGCCCGCCCGAGGTGCAGGACAAGCCCGGCGCGCCCGACATCGTCGTGGACAAGGGCGAGGTGCGCTTCGACGGCGTGCTTTTCGGCTACGATCCCGAGCGCCGCGTGCTGGGCGGGGTGGACCTGGTGGTCAAGGGCGGCGGCACCACGGCGATCGTCGGGTCTTCGGGGTCGGGCAAGTCCACGATCGGGCGGCTGCTCTTCCGCTTCTACGATGTGGATGGCGGTGCCATCCGCATTGACGGCCAGGACGTGCGCGACGTGACGCAGCAGAGCCTGCACGCCCAGATCGGCGTCGTGCCGCAGGATACCGTGCTTTTCAACGACACGATCCTCTACAACATCGCCTATGGCCGCCCCGACGCCTCGCGCGAGGAGATCGAGGCCGCCGCCCGCGCCGCGCGGATCCACGATTTCATCCAGAGCCTGCCCCAGGGCTACGCCACCCGCGTGGGCGAGCGCGGGCTCAAGCTCTCGGGCGGCGAGAAGCAGCGCGTGGGCATCGCCCGCACGCTCCTCAAGGACCCGCCGATCCTGCTTCTCGACGAGGCGACGAGCGCTCTCGACACCGAAACGGAACGCTCGATCCAGAGCGAGTTGAAGCTCTTGGGCCGCGGCCGCACCTCCCTCGTGATCGCGCACCGCCTCTCGACCATCGCCGATGCCGACGAGATCGTCGTCCTCGAGGCCGGCCGCATCGTCGAGCGTGGCCGCCACGCGGCCCTGCTGGCGAGAGACGGGCGCTACGCCGCTCTCTGGCGACGTCAGCTCTCCGACGACAGCGTCGCCGCCTGA